GCTCGCGGAGTTAAATAAAGATCATAAAGTAGCCTTGTCGGCACGGTTTCGTGCTGATTTCCAAAAAAGAGTAAGCCCTGTTCTGTTTTGTTCGGTGTGGTGAGTTGCTCAAAAATTGTCATTTTTAATTCTCCAAAACCTATATTTAATTATTCCGATTGTTTTGGGTCCATATTTCGTTATAATGCTTTTGCTTTCTTAACAAAGGCAGAGGGAAGTCAGTAATACTGTAACCCCTCTATCCCCCGACGTGCCTGATACTCACCTCGGGGGAGTTTTTTATTATTTTTTATTGCGATACCAAGGCTCAACCGTACGCCAAATCGCAGTCAAATTAATTTGCGTTTCTTCCGCAAACAGCATTAATAACTCCAGACCTTCCATTGATTCTAAATTCTGAATGCTACCTTTATGCTGACACCATAATTCCCATAGCTCGGTCTTTTGTTCATCGGTTGCCGTGGCTTTTCGTCCAGGCTCTTCACGAATCCCCAATAAACTACGTCTTGCCGATACTTTCGTGGTACTTAACCCAAAATAAGCATTCAACATTTGAATGGAGGCGCCAAGAAGCAAGGCTCGATCAATAATCATTCGTTCCTGCGAATTGACTTGTGCCATTTTGACCATTTTCCAAAAGGCGCCATGATCGATATTGATGGCAGCAATCGGCACTTTAGATTGCGCGATATCGTACATTTCATCAATGCTCAACTGTTGGATTTCACTGAGTTCTGCCGTTGAAAATCCAAGGTGATAGCAAGTATTTACATTGCCTTCGCGGATATTATTTACAATATGATCCAAAATCACTTTATTTAAATTATCAAGCATAACACCTCCATTAAGCTGAAGCCCGCAAATAACGAACAAGACGAATAAGTCGAAATAATTTCACCAAGGCGATATCATCAATTTTAGGTTCCCGGTCTGCCGAACCTAACAATAATGCAGTATCAAGAAAACAGGCTTCCGAATAAGCTAAATCCTGAGTTTGTAACATACTAAGCAGTTCATAGATAGTACGTTGTGTGTCGTCTTTTAAAGAATCTTCTACGTCTTTCATCTGAAAGCTGTAATCGACAGGATCGTTTACAACGTGTTCAACGAGTTCATCAATCCCAAACTGCTCGGCAATATCTAAGGCAAGCGAATAGGCTTCTGCCTTATGTTGGCGACTTGGGTATACCTGCCAAATATCTGCAACAGGTTGACGACCAACACAAGCAAACTCTAACCCATTTGCAATGGCTTGTTGCTCACGTTGAGCCTGAATACTCATTCCGGGCGTAATACCATAATTTTGAGCAAATTGCCGGGCGAGATCTTGGGTTGGTTCAGAAATAGAAACCTCATCAACTGTTTCAGTATTCACAATGTCATTTACTGTTTCAGTCTCTACATTATCGGTGCTGACATCTTCCACGAAAGTGCGGTCATTTTTTTCTGCGTTTTCGGCTTGTTCATCAGAGACTGGTAAGATGGTGCTTGCACTTTCTGCTTCGGTCATCTCAACGCATTGAACAGGTTCAGAAAGGGATTTTTCCAATTGCTGTTTCTGAAATCTCGCCACATCTTCTTCACTATGCTGAATTTGTGCATCAATTTCTTGCTGCTTTTTCGCCAATTTCTGAAATTTACGCTCATCAAGATCCACTTCCACATAAAGCATTTCATAGCTGACTTTACCTTCAAGGGCATCCGTCATCTCATTAATTAACGCATCCTGAAAGGTTTTCACATTAAACGGATTA
This sequence is a window from [Pasteurella] mairii. Protein-coding genes within it:
- a CDS encoding Protein of uncharacterised function (DUF2857), yielding MLDNLNKVILDHIVNNIREGNVNTCYHLGFSTAELSEIQQLSIDEMYDIAQSKVPIAAINIDHGAFWKMVKMAQVNSQERMIIDRALLLGASIQMLNAYFGLSTTKVSARRSLLGIREEPGRKATATDEQKTELWELWCQHKGSIQNLESMEGLELLMLFAEETQINLTAIWRTVEPWYRNKK
- a CDS encoding integrating conjugative element ParB family protein, PFGI-1 class — translated: MNTKNKKLSDAVARNLNVSPMVNTSPSYVGATITHYPTTSQYITVTLDKLRPYEHNPRKTRNPNFEMIKESIRRRGLDHKPNITQRPGEPFYIIADGGNTRIQALKELFTETQDQRFWSIECLYKPWKGETADSVEAELDLLIGHLIENDTRADLTFIEKALGIQQAKEYYEKKFNRKLSSRELSSELEHDGYIISHTLVAKMEKCISILYPYIPDVLFGGLGHSPIDKLLAIHNNALEVWQQYQFETEITFEAIWQNSLSRCNDDNPFNVKTFQDALINEMTDALEGKVSYEMLYVEVDLDERKFQKLAKKQQEIDAQIQHSEEDVARFQKQQLEKSLSEPVQCVEMTEAESASTILPVSDEQAENAEKNDRTFVEDVSTDNVETETVNDIVNTETVDEVSISEPTQDLARQFAQNYGITPGMSIQAQREQQAIANGLEFACVGRQPVADIWQVYPSRQHKAEAYSLALDIAEQFGIDELVEHVVNDPVDYSFQMKDVEDSLKDDTQRTIYELLSMLQTQDLAYSEACFLDTALLLGSADREPKIDDIALVKLFRLIRLVRYLRASA